The Apium graveolens cultivar Ventura chromosome 3, ASM990537v1, whole genome shotgun sequence sequence ctatttaaattataattaaataaaaatttatttgacCTTACGGTCTACTCCATTAAATATTGGGCCTACGGCCTACCATATTAAATATATAACAATATTATGACGAAAAATGATATTGACATGGCAAATAAATAAAATTGTCCGTAAATATAATTTGGACTCAGTTCGTTTAAATAAAATCAGTTCAATTTCATTAAATTAATTGATCTTGAATATAAAAATAAGTTCGGACGAGTAAACGAGCCGATCCGATTTTTTTCTATCTTTTACTCGGACTCGACTGGTGACTCGACTCGTTTAGTTCAAAATCGGCTCGGACTCGTCTCAAATGAAATTCAAATATATTacaattaatatattattattattcacttaaataattttttagtaGATTTCTCTCGTCATagattaataatttaattattttagaaattttatttatatatttaaaataaactTTTAGTTTTTTTGTAAAGGAATTATTAAACATTATTATCACGATATATTCATTTTCAATTGTTCATATTTTCATGGCCATCATTAAATCACTTTTTTACATTGACCAAATTTAAGTTATAAATTTTCGGGATTGATGTTTTAAAAAGTAATGTACGATTTCTCAAGTTATGAATAtcttaataatttaaaaataaaattgaatatgttcttaaaattcaattttagaaataaaatgaTATAAATTAAGAGTGTATAGTGTAAGATTAATACTTGATCTTGATATAACTTCTAAAACTATAAAGTATATATACTTTAAGGTTAatcgagaaaaatatatgtgTGAACTATTAACGAATAGTTCGATCGTGTTTGCACCTGACTCAATCATGTCGAACTGGTTCGAATTCAGCTCAGCTCGACTGTTTGTGAATAAACTTGTGTTTGGCTCGGTCCGGTTGGTTATAACGAGACAGAATTGAACATCACTTTCTGTTGGGTTATTAAACTCGCTTCGCTCGTTTCAAAATAAATTTCAGTTCGAGTCGTTTAAGACAAATATCGACTAGGCTATGCTGGGTTGCACCTCTAGCAAAAAGTCGTAGGGTCACGTTCGTTTCACAATTTTATAATTACACGAGAACTTGAACTTTGATAAAATTAAGATCTCGTTTGTTTCGTTAATTTTATATTTTCGTTGGGCACTTAAACTTTTTTTGTAAATAAGGTACAATTAGAGGTTCTGTGGTAAATGAAATGTTTGTGTTTATTTTGTTGCTACGTAATTATAGATTACGCAGTTAATGAATTTTTATAACTAGTTAATAATTTTATACTCAGATAATTATGTAACTTGTGGTGATATTAGTAACCAAGTTTTTATGTCACGTGATGATACAAAAATTTTGGAGCTTGAAATTTCTTTATCTAATTTAAAATACTAAAAAATAAACACCATAACTCATttataattcaaaaaaattcaagTTTTATTGCTGGTTAGATCGAAATAAAtgaggcctaagttttttttttgacaaatgcagaaAGTTTTCATTAAATTGAATATAGTACAGCCGGGACAAACCCTCAACTGTCGATACAATCAGTTGGTAAAACAAATAACattctaaaaataattagataatttatttcctgatcgtttaacacatagaatttaaaaattcttgaagcTAAAAACGAAATAAATGACATCCCAAATAATCCAAATTGCACCAGCATCTCTGCAAATAGCAATATCGCAATTGATCATATCACATAAAAACTATAGTTAACCCAATATTCAGAAACACCAAACGCATAAAATGATATTGGAGAAGCGGCACACATACCGGACACCAACTATAAACATGATGCACCCAACTATTTACGGGCTGGATATCAGAAATGAGGCTTAAGTTAATGCACTGAGAGTTTGGAAACTAACTTTCTATATTTTGCAGTAATTACAAAAACCGTTGAATTTCAATTTTCTCAATCCAATTTACAATACATCAAACAAAacattataattaatttaatattttattgttTCAAAAATAGAAACAAGAATATATTTCCTTTAATGGATACAAATTACAAATTATAGACACAAGTCATACAAGACACAAAGCCACACTCGCGTAAGAACCCAGCACAGACAGAACACAAAGCTAATGGCAACTGCAACCCCGCCTTTCTCAACAACCACAAACCCTTCAAAAACCTTAAACCCTAAAACCCTCTCATCCTTCAATTTCAACCAATCAAAACTCTCCATCTTAAAAACATCAACATCCACAAAAATCTATGCATCAACAATGTCAAACCAAGTGTGTCTCGATTCATTGAGTAACAAACAAAGAAGAGAACAAGTAATGGACGCTATTAAATCAATTGGTCTGAGTAATTGCTTGTCTGAAACTAATCTTCACTTGTCTGTTCCTTGTCTGAAATCGAAAACCCGAGGCAAGGTATATATATTCAGTTCCCTATATATATGTGTATTGTGTTATGATGTTATGAAGTTTAATTGTAGCTGCAGTTTCTTCTGATTATAATTTGTCTATGAATTTAAGCTCTGTAACATTTCGATTGTTTCATAGGACTAGATAAGATGACTAGTGCCCGATTTTATTTTATAATGTTATGTTATGTTAATGGTTAGCTTGTTCGATGTTTTAAATTTTAATGAATTTGTTGACTAGTGcccaattttttttataatattatgGTATGTTAATGGTTAGGTTATTCGAGGTTTTAAATTTTAATGGATTTGTTGTTTATTTCCGTAGAATTAATGATGTCCTAGGAGAGGCTGGGAGTAATGTTTCTCTTAAAATGAAATAGGAAGTTGTCAAAAGTTATTTATGCGACTATTTCAAGGGATTGAGTGTTAGGTTTtgggcttatcagaacttatgggTTGTAATTGCCGCCCTTTTTTTCAGAAGAAGCAATACATATCTGAAAAAGATACTTATAAATTTTAAACGCACACAAACAAAAAAAAGGTTTGAAATAGACACAGTTTGTTTTACTTATAATCAGATTTATGTATCAACATTGACCATTAGAGTACAATCTATTAATAGGAAAAAGAATTGTTAAAATAATTTTGCATGATGTGTCAAAATTATAAAATGTAACTTTAGGAAGAAATTAAATGGAAAAAGAATAACAATTAGGACGCTCGGTTCTTTAGAAGGTAGACCATGGTGTGCTTTCACTAGAATattaaaatgtaaatttaaaAATAAGCTGCATTTATCTCTGAATATAATAAAGCTTAATTACCTGGAGGAAGGTGAAGACGCTGACCCTGATTGATTTTGCAGGTTCGAGATATATATGATGCGGGAGATTATCTTGTTTTGGTCACAACAGATCGCCAGAGTGCATTTGATAGAGTTCTTGCTTCAATTCCCTTCAAAGGCCAGGTAATGCGATCCCTGATATCCTTTTTTTTGGGATTATGTGTGAATTCTTTCGTCAATAAACACCTAATAAATCAGGTACTCAATGAAGCAAGTTTATGGTGGTTCGGCCAAACTCAACACATAACTGCGAATGCAATAGTATCATCCCCAGATAAGAATGTCACTATTGCAAAAAAATGTTCAGTTTTTCCTGTTGAATTTGTTGGTGAGTACTTTCCATTAATTTCTTATTGTTGATTCCATAGTGATCTTTATATTGTTGTTTGTTTGCTTAAAAGAAATGCATCTTTGCATGTAAACTGCTTTTTACATTCCTTTCGTAGCTCTGATCTTCAATTTTGTAATTTCTTAGTGGTATTTTTTTAAAAGTTCAATTATTATAATGGTTTTGGCACTATATTGTCAACAATAACTGCTATTTAACTTATACGGTTTCAAGTGCAACTGTTTTTGTAGTTCAGAAATATTatgatttgaattttgaaatttataaTCTTGTGTTTTCTTCTACATTGTTAAAAGATTCAAAAGTTCTCTTACAATTGCTGATCGTATTGTATGTATCATTTGACTCTCAACTATTAGATAAGAACTTAGTAACCAGTTCTATGCTACTATGTACATCTAGACCTAACTGATGTCAATAAAGAGGAACACTTTTTCCATTTTGTAGCAAAAACTAAAACCATCTATTCTGAGGAAATGGCTTGCAAAATGTTAGGCCCGGAGCTATATGTGTAATTCGACTGCTGAAAGGACATGTCAAGACAGTTAAACAAGAGCTAGTTACACAATTTGACTCACTGGGTTGCTGTAGTCTACTACATTGATGTTAGCGTGTACTAGGCTTTTAGTTTTTCTGTAGTATATATAGCCTTGCTGAAGGTTATAATCCTCGTGGCACCAATTTTACAATAGCCATTTCAGCGATGATGTGTGATGATAAACACCTCATCATCTTCTTTATAACTTTCTTAAGCTTTATCCATCAAACCTTCTGGAGTCCGGCATTTAAAAACTAATGATACTATAAAATTAAATTCACGTTTTAATCAGTTACGTGATATATTCTTGTTGCTTCACtttttgtaagcataatctttttttcaaattttattgAGCTTCCCACATCAATAATAATCAACACGAAAGTCGAAGTAGTACTCTCGTTAAACTGGAAAAGATGCCTCTGCCCTTTTGCTTTTAAAGTTGGGTACCTCTTCTATTGCTACTTCCTTAGCTGCATGAAGAGAACCCCTTTTACCggataaatataatttttttaatgcaTGAGATACCATGTCAGCGAAAATGAGAATTATCTCACTTTCTTATGTACTTATTTTTCTGACTAAGAATTTGTGCTTGGCGAGAACCTGGAAACATGATTAGAAAGAGGAACTTGCTGGTACATCGAATCCATAATGACACGATAGATTCATTTATCACATATTGTTATGTATATTCAAATTATTAACTTCCATATCGTTGTTTTTGTCACTGTACGTGAGCAGTGTCACGTAAGTAATTGTCACGTGCATTTGATATTCACAGTTTTAGAATTTGATGATCTTGGTGTGATTTCATTAAAATTTGAGTTCTTGCATGGTTCATCAAGTTGTCAACAGTTCTGACAGTAGTCACTAAATTGCTGATAATTTGCAGTAAGAGGTTATGTGACTGGAAGTACTGATACCTCGCTATGGACGGTATACAAAAACGGAGTGAGGAATTACTGTGGAAATTTATTACCAGATGGTACACGTCATACTCACAGTGTCTTCATTTGATTATCAACTAATAATAGGATTCTGAACTAACTTTATTTTGAAGTTTAATGGCATATATTCATGTGCAACAGACTTGGTAAAAAGCCAAAGGTTACCAGCAAACATACTTACTCCGACAACTAAAGCTGCAGATCATGATGTGCCCGTTACTCCAGATGAGGTCTGCATATTTAATTGTTGTGTTGCAGTAATTTCTTTCTATTTTCCACTCATTAATGTTATTACTAATCATCATTATAAAAGAACTAAAGAAGTCTTCAGTCTTTATGCGTCTGCCAATATTAAGAAAAACATATTCCACTTGGTTTTAAACTTCTAGGCAAaggaaataaaaaaataaca is a genomic window containing:
- the LOC141711353 gene encoding phosphoribosylaminoimidazole-succinocarboxamide synthase, chloroplastic, whose amino-acid sequence is MATATPPFSTTTNPSKTLNPKTLSSFNFNQSKLSILKTSTSTKIYASTMSNQVCLDSLSNKQRREQVMDAIKSIGLSNCLSETNLHLSVPCLKSKTRGKVRDIYDAGDYLVLVTTDRQSAFDRVLASIPFKGQVLNEASLWWFGQTQHITANAIVSSPDKNVTIAKKCSVFPVEFVVRGYVTGSTDTSLWTVYKNGVRNYCGNLLPDDLVKSQRLPANILTPTTKAADHDVPVTPDEIVKSGLMTQDEYDEASRKALSLFEYGQRVASEHGLILVDTKYEFGKSRDGTIMLIDEVHTPDSSRYWIAHSYEERFKNGLEPENVDKEFLRLWFKNNCNPYEDEVLPAAPEELVSELAWRYIFLFETITKTKFQIHMTKEPIHDRISRNVSQALSSLQ